One Microbacterium keratanolyticum DNA window includes the following coding sequences:
- a CDS encoding bile acid:sodium symporter family protein has protein sequence MTTIGLPVALGIIMFGLGLSLTVGDFARVAKQPKAVIVALLCQLVLLPAICFGLVLLFQLPPVLAVGMMMLAASPGGTTANLYSHLFRGDIALNISLTAVNSVIAVITLPIITNLAIAYFRPFDDQLGLQWSKALEVFAIVLLPVALGMLVRRFWPRFADGMDKPVRIASVIILIVVIAGAVASNWSLLVENFTRLALITVAFCVISLAVGYLVPRMLRVGRRQAIASSFEIGIHNATLAIVIAQTVLGSVELSLPAAVYGVLMFFIAFGFGFLIRGKGQEGADAAPERSASATAS, from the coding sequence TTGACCACCATCGGATTGCCCGTCGCACTCGGCATCATCATGTTCGGCCTCGGGCTGAGCCTGACCGTGGGCGATTTCGCCCGTGTCGCCAAGCAGCCGAAAGCGGTGATCGTGGCCTTGCTGTGCCAGCTGGTTCTGCTGCCGGCGATCTGCTTCGGTCTTGTGCTGCTGTTCCAGCTTCCGCCCGTCCTCGCCGTGGGAATGATGATGCTCGCCGCCTCTCCGGGCGGCACCACCGCGAACCTCTACAGCCATCTCTTCCGTGGGGACATCGCGCTGAACATCTCCCTCACGGCGGTGAACTCGGTGATCGCGGTCATCACTCTGCCCATCATCACGAATCTCGCGATCGCGTACTTTCGGCCGTTCGACGACCAACTGGGTCTGCAGTGGTCGAAGGCTCTGGAGGTCTTCGCGATCGTGCTGCTTCCTGTGGCGTTGGGCATGCTCGTGCGTCGGTTCTGGCCTCGGTTCGCGGATGGCATGGACAAGCCGGTCCGCATCGCCTCCGTGATCATTCTGATCGTGGTGATCGCCGGGGCGGTGGCCTCGAACTGGTCGCTGCTGGTCGAGAACTTCACGCGTCTCGCGCTCATCACCGTCGCGTTCTGCGTGATCAGCCTGGCTGTCGGCTATCTGGTGCCGCGGATGCTGCGCGTCGGTCGTCGACAGGCCATCGCATCGTCATTCGAGATCGGCATTCACAATGCGACGCTGGCCATCGTGATCGCGCAGACAGTGCTCGGTTCGGTCGAGCTGAGTCTGCCTGCGGCGGTGTACGGCGTGCTGATGTTCTTCATCGCGTTCGGCTTCGGCTTCCTCATTCGGGGGAAGGGCCAGGAGGGAGCGGATGCTGCGCCGGAGCGAAGCGCATCCGCCACCGCATCCTGA
- a CDS encoding glycoside hydrolase family 13 protein — translation MTHLTPHHDGSPLYVSNSAPALGDAVRVRVRIPSGYGPLAAVRTRSNPDHEPAWSDAVPQGIVDGWEWWEAEIVVANPRHGYRWLFVHEDGTVHWLNQSGLHTLETLDAEDFALVTSPPPPAWMHDAVMYQVFPDRFARSPQADAHPTPDWAIAASWDTPVDPVLPGRSQQFYGGDLDGITAHLDHLVELGVNLLYLTPIFPAASNHRYDASSFLSVDPLLGGDDAYLRLIEAAHARGIRIIGDLTSNHSGDRHEWFQAALGHPGAPEEEFYYFTDDANTEYISWLGTPTLPKFNWASQELRRRFIDGADSVVAKWLRPPYSTDGWRIDVANMTGRLGDIDLNADVRQVLQRTMHEVNSETVLLGESTNDAASDLQGDGWHGAMTYPSFTRPLWAWLSAPTGAPYLNAEGEELTEPWFFGQPIGGIPRYTASEFVAAVTRFTASIPWRVRLGNMQPLDTHDTARFATNAAPGAIPLAVGLSMTLPGVPVVFAGDEFGLIGTDGEASRTPMPWGTEDEPEVAARLALYRSLIGLRRAHPVLGTGGMRWVHVDDDAIVFIRESEEESVLVVASLRDVDVVLEAAAVPGAEVAVALVGEGALRPGADGSTRLSARGPVFAAWALPGVAQP, via the coding sequence ATGACGCACCTCACCCCCCACCACGACGGCTCGCCGCTGTACGTGTCGAACTCCGCCCCCGCGCTCGGGGACGCCGTGCGCGTGCGCGTGCGCATCCCGAGTGGCTACGGGCCGCTCGCTGCCGTGCGCACGCGATCCAACCCCGACCACGAACCGGCCTGGTCGGACGCCGTTCCGCAGGGCATCGTCGACGGCTGGGAATGGTGGGAGGCGGAGATCGTCGTCGCGAATCCCCGGCATGGATACCGCTGGCTCTTCGTCCACGAGGACGGCACCGTGCACTGGCTCAATCAGTCCGGACTGCACACCCTCGAGACGCTCGATGCCGAGGACTTCGCGTTGGTCACCTCGCCTCCTCCTCCGGCATGGATGCACGACGCGGTGATGTATCAGGTGTTCCCGGACCGCTTCGCGCGCTCGCCGCAGGCGGATGCCCACCCCACGCCGGACTGGGCCATCGCCGCGAGCTGGGACACTCCGGTGGACCCGGTGCTGCCCGGCCGCTCGCAGCAGTTCTACGGAGGTGACCTCGACGGCATCACGGCGCACCTCGACCACCTCGTCGAGCTGGGCGTCAACCTGCTGTATCTGACGCCCATCTTCCCGGCGGCGTCCAACCATCGCTACGACGCCTCGAGCTTCCTGTCGGTCGACCCGCTCCTGGGTGGGGATGACGCGTACCTGCGCCTGATCGAGGCGGCGCATGCCCGAGGCATCCGCATCATCGGCGACCTCACCAGCAACCACTCCGGTGATCGCCACGAATGGTTCCAGGCGGCACTCGGTCACCCGGGCGCACCGGAGGAGGAGTTCTACTACTTCACGGACGACGCGAACACCGAGTACATCTCGTGGCTCGGAACCCCGACGCTGCCGAAGTTCAACTGGGCGTCGCAGGAACTGCGGCGTCGCTTCATCGACGGCGCGGACTCGGTGGTCGCGAAGTGGCTGCGGCCGCCGTACAGCACGGATGGCTGGCGCATCGACGTTGCGAACATGACGGGCCGCCTCGGCGACATCGACCTCAACGCGGACGTGCGGCAGGTGCTGCAGCGGACCATGCACGAGGTGAACTCCGAGACGGTGCTGCTGGGGGAGTCGACCAACGACGCGGCGAGCGACCTGCAGGGCGACGGATGGCACGGAGCGATGACGTACCCCTCGTTCACCCGCCCGCTGTGGGCCTGGCTCAGCGCGCCCACGGGTGCGCCGTATCTGAACGCCGAGGGCGAGGAGCTCACCGAGCCGTGGTTCTTCGGCCAGCCCATCGGCGGCATCCCGCGCTACACGGCATCGGAGTTCGTGGCCGCGGTGACTCGCTTCACAGCGAGCATCCCGTGGCGTGTGCGCCTGGGCAACATGCAGCCGCTCGACACCCACGACACCGCGCGCTTCGCCACGAATGCCGCACCGGGGGCTATCCCGCTTGCGGTGGGGTTGTCGATGACGCTGCCCGGTGTTCCCGTCGTGTTCGCCGGCGATGAGTTCGGCCTCATCGGCACGGACGGTGAGGCCAGTCGGACGCCCATGCCCTGGGGCACGGAGGATGAGCCTGAGGTGGCTGCGCGGCTGGCGCTGTACCGCTCGCTCATCGGGCTGCGCCGTGCGCATCCGGTTCTCGGCACGGGCGGCATGCGCTGGGTGCACGTCGACGACGACGCGATCGTCTTCATCCGGGAGTCCGAGGAGGAGAGTGTCCTCGTGGTCGCGTCGCTACGCGACGTGGACGTCGTCCTCGAGGCAGCGGCAGTGCCCGGTGCGGAAGTTGCGGTCGCCCTGGTGGGGGAGGGCGCACTCCGGCCCGGTGCTGACGGGTCGACGCGTCTGTCCGCCCGGGGGCCCGTGTTCGCCGCCTGGGCGCTTCCGGGGGTGGCACAGCCGTGA
- a CDS encoding alpha-amylase has product MRGVRSVVVWGALVASAVAMSGCSVPSAVEPAAPDVGVQLFQLPWTSIAEECESALGPAGFAWVLTSPPQEHVVGEQWWVSYQPVSYQIESRLGTRAEFADMVSRCGAVGVDVIADAVINHMSGQDAPGTGWVGSAYAHQGYPGLYGPGEFHHCGLTAQDDIEDYGSREQVQNCELVNLADLDTGSPAVRQTIGAYLDDLLSLGVAGFRIDAAKHMAAEDVAAIVAALPEGTRVMSEVIRGAREPIQPEEYTAFGEVFEFSYARELGPQLESGMLYDPDLSDERALHVPASSAVVFIDNHDTERGNAPLTYRNGAEYLLANVLMLADDYGAPVVYSGYAFSDRDAGAPTNADGTVDGGTCAPHPAPDAEYADGDRTCVQRWAGIVGMLEWRAVVGDAARMPGVSENDAYGFEREGRGVVAANPNDADASVAVPTSMPDGEYCDVVANGSGSSCPEGARVRVRDGLAAFDLAPQQAAAIHLGSRVS; this is encoded by the coding sequence ATGCGCGGTGTGCGTTCGGTCGTCGTGTGGGGTGCCCTCGTGGCATCCGCTGTGGCGATGTCCGGATGCTCGGTGCCCTCCGCTGTCGAGCCTGCGGCCCCGGACGTGGGCGTGCAGCTCTTCCAGCTGCCCTGGACCTCCATCGCGGAGGAGTGCGAGAGCGCGCTCGGCCCCGCGGGGTTCGCCTGGGTGCTCACCTCTCCACCGCAGGAGCATGTCGTGGGGGAGCAGTGGTGGGTATCGTACCAGCCCGTCAGCTACCAGATCGAGTCCCGCTTGGGGACGCGGGCGGAGTTCGCAGACATGGTCTCGCGGTGCGGGGCGGTCGGTGTCGATGTCATCGCGGATGCCGTCATCAACCACATGAGCGGTCAGGATGCTCCCGGCACAGGCTGGGTAGGATCGGCTTACGCGCACCAGGGGTATCCGGGGCTGTACGGGCCGGGGGAGTTTCATCATTGCGGTCTCACCGCTCAGGACGACATCGAGGACTACGGCTCGCGTGAGCAGGTGCAGAACTGCGAGCTCGTGAACCTCGCCGACCTGGACACCGGATCTCCCGCGGTCAGGCAGACGATCGGTGCGTACCTGGATGATCTGCTCTCGCTCGGCGTCGCGGGCTTTCGGATCGATGCGGCCAAGCACATGGCCGCGGAAGACGTCGCGGCGATCGTCGCTGCTCTGCCCGAAGGCACCAGGGTGATGAGTGAGGTCATCCGCGGTGCGCGCGAGCCGATCCAGCCGGAGGAGTACACGGCGTTCGGCGAGGTGTTCGAGTTCTCGTACGCACGAGAGCTCGGTCCACAGCTGGAGTCGGGGATGCTGTACGACCCGGATCTCTCGGACGAGCGAGCGTTGCACGTCCCGGCGTCGTCGGCGGTCGTGTTCATCGACAACCACGACACCGAGCGCGGCAACGCACCGCTGACCTATCGCAACGGCGCGGAGTATCTCCTCGCGAACGTCCTCATGCTCGCCGATGACTACGGCGCGCCCGTGGTGTACTCGGGCTACGCCTTCAGCGACCGCGATGCGGGTGCGCCGACGAACGCCGATGGCACCGTCGACGGTGGCACGTGCGCGCCGCATCCGGCTCCGGACGCGGAGTATGCCGACGGCGACCGCACCTGCGTGCAACGCTGGGCGGGGATCGTCGGGATGCTGGAGTGGCGCGCGGTCGTCGGAGATGCGGCGCGGATGCCGGGTGTCAGCGAGAACGACGCCTACGGTTTCGAGCGCGAGGGACGCGGGGTCGTCGCCGCCAATCCGAACGATGCCGACGCGTCCGTTGCTGTTCCCACCTCCATGCCCGACGGCGAGTACTGCGACGTCGTGGCGAACGGGTCGGGTTCGTCCTGTCCGGAGGGTGCGCGCGTCCGCGTGCGGGACGGTCTTGCCGCCTTCGACCTGGCTCCGCAGCAGGCCGCTGCCATCCATCTCGGATCACGGGTGTCGTAG
- a CDS encoding sugar ABC transporter permease yields MTNTDVHPTTRAAIVARTGKDGTIPLPRRPFPKWFRETGWRHIIGIAMLVFAAFPLLYVLSASLNPGGTLVTANSLFSTVDLGSYVELFNRPQQPYAAWFANTLVIGLSSAAGTVLLGALAAYAFSRMRFTGRRFGLMTLLLVQMFPQLLAMVAIFLLMSAIADIFPAIGLNSQIGLIMVYLGGALGVNTYLMYGFFNTVPASIDEAAKIDGAGHARIFFTIILRLVAPILAVVGLLSFLGTMSEFVIASVILVDPEKQTLAVGLYQFISQETSRNWSVFAAGAVLAALIPMGLFLALQRFIVGGLTAGSVK; encoded by the coding sequence ATGACGAACACCGACGTTCATCCCACGACCCGAGCCGCGATCGTCGCCCGCACCGGCAAGGACGGCACGATCCCGCTGCCGCGCCGGCCCTTCCCGAAGTGGTTCCGCGAAACCGGCTGGCGCCACATCATCGGCATCGCGATGCTGGTCTTCGCTGCCTTCCCGCTGCTGTACGTGCTCTCGGCGTCTCTCAACCCCGGTGGCACCCTGGTCACAGCGAACTCGCTGTTCTCCACCGTCGACCTGGGCAGTTATGTCGAGCTGTTCAACCGTCCGCAGCAGCCGTACGCGGCCTGGTTCGCCAATACGCTCGTGATCGGACTCAGCTCCGCAGCCGGCACGGTGCTTCTGGGGGCCCTCGCCGCCTACGCCTTCTCACGCATGCGGTTCACGGGGCGCCGGTTCGGACTCATGACGCTGCTGCTGGTGCAGATGTTCCCGCAGCTGCTGGCGATGGTCGCGATCTTCCTCCTCATGAGCGCGATCGCCGACATCTTCCCGGCGATCGGCCTGAACAGTCAGATCGGCCTGATCATGGTCTATCTCGGCGGTGCCCTGGGTGTGAACACCTACCTGATGTACGGGTTCTTCAACACTGTTCCGGCGTCGATCGACGAGGCGGCGAAGATCGATGGCGCGGGCCACGCGCGCATCTTCTTCACGATCATCCTGCGTCTCGTCGCTCCGATCCTCGCTGTCGTCGGTCTGCTGTCGTTCCTCGGCACGATGAGCGAGTTCGTGATCGCGAGCGTCATCCTCGTCGATCCCGAGAAGCAGACCCTCGCGGTCGGCCTCTACCAGTTCATCTCGCAGGAGACCTCGCGCAACTGGTCGGTGTTCGCGGCCGGTGCGGTGCTCGCCGCGCTCATCCCGATGGGGTTGTTCCTCGCGCTGCAGCGGTTCATCGTGGGCGGGCTGACTGCGGGAAGCGTCAAGTAG